From Schistocerca americana isolate TAMUIC-IGC-003095 chromosome 9, iqSchAmer2.1, whole genome shotgun sequence, the proteins below share one genomic window:
- the LOC124551088 gene encoding uncharacterized protein LOC124551088, translated as MVVMLKQCCCGCTLKTGTLIIAVVFAILAGLQVTMYSLGAVELSERYDYLRGELAFQEQELTGTSMPSGDEDEGPLGSNDTSRHHSYEHPVPLTLRIKVTNIWRWCMILLSITETINFILNILLMFAANKDSARHVLIWLFGFFGTTCSRTLLQIVIVGTFFYVDFVIGGFILLSVAVVLTVGAAYSLLVVFSYYRQLVGTGIARRISQQDD; from the exons ATGGTGGTGATGCTGAAGCAGTGCTGTTGCGGCTGCACACTCAAGACAGGCACCCTCATCATCGCCGTCGTGTTTGCG ATCCTGGCGGGCCTGCAGGTCACCATGTACTCACTGGGCGCCGTGGAGCTGTCGGAGCGCTACGACTATCTGCGCGGCGAGTTGGCGTTCCAGGAGCAGGAGTTGACTGGGACCTCAATGCCGTCCGGGGACGAGGACGAAGGGCCACTAGGCAGCAACGACACGAGCCGCCACCACAGCTACGAGCACCCTGTGCCCCTTACCTTGCGGATCAAAGTCACTAACA TCTGGAGGTGGTGCATGATACTACTCAGCATCACGGAGACGATCAACTTCATCCTCAACATACTGCTCATGTTCGCAGCCAATAAG GACTCCGCGCGCCACGTGCTCATCTGGCTGTTTGGCTTCTTCGGTACGACGTGTAGCCGCACGCTGCTGCAGATCGTCATAGTCGGCACCTTCTTCTACGTCGACTTCGTTATTGGAGGCTTCATCCTGCTCTCCGTAGCGGTCGTCCTAACAG TGGGTGCAGCCTACAGTTTGCTGGTGGTGTTCAGCTACTACCGCCAGCTGGTAGGAACTGGAATCGCCAGGAGGATCTCCCAACAGGACGACTGA